One window of the Hyphomicrobiaceae bacterium genome contains the following:
- a CDS encoding MaoC/PaaZ C-terminal domain-containing protein: METLGIGLHFEDATLGRKFKTIGRTVTEPDIVNFINCTGMTEVLFTNLEFLKNESDIKGRLAPAALVYCFAEGLLVHATMQHTGYAFLHMEFDVKGPVFAGDTIHVECEVVEARRSKNRPNRGLVRTKNIVRKQDGSVVLEYNPLRMMKARSNG, from the coding sequence ATGGAAACACTCGGGATCGGGCTACATTTCGAAGACGCTACGCTCGGACGAAAGTTCAAGACCATAGGCCGGACCGTGACCGAGCCTGATATCGTCAACTTCATCAATTGCACGGGCATGACCGAGGTGTTGTTCACGAACCTCGAATTTCTCAAGAATGAATCCGACATCAAGGGCCGGCTCGCACCGGCCGCCCTTGTCTACTGCTTTGCCGAGGGCCTTCTGGTTCACGCCACCATGCAGCATACCGGATACGCCTTCCTGCACATGGAATTCGACGTGAAAGGTCCCGTCTTCGCCGGTGACACCATTCACGTGGAATGCGAGGTGGTCGAAGCACGGCGGAGCAAGAACAGGCCGAACCGCGGATTGGTGCGCACCAAGAACATCGTTCGCAAACAAGACGGCTCGGTCGTCCTGGAATATAACCCGCTGCGAATGATGAAAGCCCGCAGCAACGGTTGA
- a CDS encoding CaiB/BaiF CoA-transferase family protein, whose translation MGPLSGVRIVEMAGIGPGPMAAMMLSDMGALVLRIERQADSGLGIRRPEKYDLLLRGRKALALDLKNKASIEVVLNLIEKSDGLIEGFRPGVMERLGLGPDVCLKRNPKLVFGRMTGWGQEGPLSQAAGHDLNYIALTGALNAIGRKGQLPTPPLNLLGDFAGGAAYLAFGIVCALLEAQRSGKGQVVDAAIVDGTAHLMTSIFGTYGAGLIGPERGTNFTDSGAFFYDVYACADGQLISIAPIEGKFYKELLEKLGIDSAEMPPQFVRSQWEAGRSVLAKAFKSKSRDEWRAVLEGTDVCFAPVLTMEEAPRHPHVKARNVFIDIDGVVQPAPAPRFSRSVPARPSPPRKAENIPLAEALDGWMTEGGDRWASRCRTDNSTLSS comes from the coding sequence ATGGGACCACTGTCCGGAGTGAGAATCGTTGAAATGGCCGGTATTGGTCCCGGCCCGATGGCGGCCATGATGCTGTCGGATATGGGCGCGCTCGTGCTGCGCATCGAGCGGCAGGCCGACTCGGGCCTTGGTATCCGCCGGCCGGAGAAATACGACTTGCTGCTGCGCGGACGAAAAGCGCTTGCGCTGGACCTCAAGAACAAGGCTTCGATCGAGGTCGTGCTCAATCTGATCGAGAAATCCGACGGATTGATCGAAGGTTTCCGCCCCGGTGTGATGGAGCGCCTGGGACTCGGTCCTGATGTCTGCCTGAAGCGCAACCCGAAGCTGGTATTCGGTCGCATGACCGGTTGGGGTCAAGAAGGACCGCTGTCGCAGGCCGCGGGCCACGATCTGAATTACATTGCGCTCACCGGCGCATTGAACGCTATCGGGCGGAAGGGACAGTTGCCGACGCCGCCACTCAATCTGCTCGGCGACTTTGCGGGCGGCGCGGCCTATTTGGCATTCGGCATTGTCTGCGCTCTCCTGGAGGCGCAACGTTCCGGCAAGGGACAAGTTGTCGACGCTGCCATCGTCGACGGAACGGCCCATTTGATGACGAGCATCTTCGGTACATATGGCGCAGGACTGATCGGCCCGGAGCGAGGGACCAATTTCACGGACTCCGGCGCGTTCTTCTATGATGTCTACGCCTGCGCTGACGGGCAGTTGATCTCGATCGCGCCGATCGAAGGCAAGTTTTACAAGGAGCTTCTCGAAAAGCTCGGGATCGACTCGGCCGAGATGCCGCCGCAGTTTGTGCGGTCGCAGTGGGAGGCCGGCAGATCGGTGCTCGCCAAAGCGTTCAAGTCCAAATCACGCGACGAATGGCGTGCCGTTCTAGAGGGGACGGACGTCTGCTTTGCGCCGGTTCTGACTATGGAAGAAGCGCCCCGGCATCCGCACGTGAAGGCCCGAAACGTCTTCATCGATATCGATGGCGTCGTCCAGCCAGCGCCGGCACCACGGTTCAGCCGCAGCGTCCCGGCGCGACCCTCGCCTCCGAGGAAAGCCGAGAACATTCCTCTTGCCGAAGCGCTCGATGGCTGGATGACCGAGGGGGGGGATCGATGGGCTTCGCGCTGCAGGACTGACAATTCAACCTTGAGCAG
- a CDS encoding IclR family transcriptional regulator, producing MTMLQPRGSGEAASRSARKGRQNSEPAGATLTAGPRSLQRMLGLFDVIARSPDGLSLAELSSRLKSPKSSLLTLLRPMVAGNYLSHSNGRYSLGNESFVLATNILSARKFGPVVRGLMTELQQQCPETIILAVIDRAAQSVMYSDVLESPQLVRYSVPSGTARPLYTSAAGQLLLAYQDEKWREQYLKRVRLKPLTARTVTNIEQLRKKLNSIKRTGLSVSVSEAVEGATGVAAPIFGPDGAILATLLVAGPTDRYSREGQSWGDFARDFASRASRAVGFSGAARQDD from the coding sequence ATGACCATGTTGCAGCCCAGAGGCTCGGGCGAAGCGGCTTCCCGTAGCGCACGCAAGGGAAGGCAGAATAGCGAGCCGGCCGGCGCAACGTTGACCGCCGGGCCGCGATCCCTGCAACGGATGCTGGGCCTCTTTGACGTCATCGCCCGCTCTCCGGACGGATTGTCGCTTGCCGAACTCTCGAGCCGATTGAAATCGCCAAAGAGCAGCCTGCTGACGCTGCTGCGTCCCATGGTCGCCGGCAACTATCTCAGCCATTCCAATGGCCGATACAGCCTGGGAAACGAGAGCTTTGTGCTCGCGACCAACATCCTGTCGGCGCGAAAGTTCGGCCCGGTCGTACGTGGGCTGATGACCGAGTTGCAGCAGCAATGTCCTGAGACGATCATCCTGGCCGTTATCGATCGGGCGGCACAATCGGTGATGTACTCGGACGTGCTGGAGAGCCCGCAGCTCGTCCGTTATTCGGTACCGAGCGGAACGGCACGGCCGCTCTATACCTCCGCCGCGGGCCAGCTCCTCTTGGCGTATCAGGACGAGAAATGGCGCGAACAATATTTGAAGCGGGTCAGGCTCAAGCCTCTGACCGCGCGGACGGTCACCAACATTGAGCAGTTGCGAAAGAAGCTCAATTCGATCAAGCGGACCGGCCTTTCCGTCAGTGTGTCGGAAGCGGTGGAAGGGGCGACCGGCGTCGCCGCACCAATCTTCGGTCCCGACGGTGCCATCCTGGCCACCCTGCTCGTTGCCGGCCCGACCGACCGCTACAGCCGCGAGGGGCAGAGCTGGGGGGATTTCGCCCGGGATTTTGCGTCCCGCGCCTCCCGCGCGGTCGGCTTCTCCGGCGCTGCCCGGCAAGACGACTGA
- a CDS encoding acyl-CoA dehydrogenase family protein translates to MSQWLSEDQLQVQQLVRRVATERVARRAQEIDRKAEYPQDMFDMLRELGLFTLPFPTEYGGSNSLLSACIAVEELGRVCYNTAYLLVLQWVPIGAILAGGSKAQKDKYLPGLSDGTLRGAFSLTEPQSGSDVAGIKTRAKRDGKGYRLTGSKIWCTNSGNADFVLVAVRTGEDGSRGKINMFIVEKGTPGFTVGAKEDKMGARGVGAHALFFDDAYVPEENRLGDEETGFKVTMAALNDSRPIMAARGVGLAQGAMDHAVEFITGRRAFGQAISDFQGVRWMIADMAIQIAAARNLTYEAATAVDRGVRGAALGPLAAIAKCFATDTAMKVATDAVQLFGAAGISNEYPINRYFRDAKVLQIIEGTNQIQRNIVAKSVLSH, encoded by the coding sequence GTGAGTCAATGGCTTAGCGAAGATCAACTCCAGGTCCAGCAACTGGTCCGACGCGTTGCGACCGAGCGTGTCGCTCGACGCGCCCAGGAGATCGACCGTAAGGCCGAGTATCCGCAGGACATGTTCGACATGCTGAGGGAGCTCGGACTCTTCACCCTGCCGTTTCCGACGGAATATGGCGGCAGCAATAGCCTCCTATCGGCCTGCATCGCGGTCGAGGAGCTCGGTCGGGTCTGTTACAACACGGCCTATCTCCTGGTTCTGCAGTGGGTGCCGATCGGCGCGATCCTCGCCGGTGGCTCGAAAGCGCAGAAAGACAAGTACCTTCCCGGTCTTTCCGATGGAACGCTGCGGGGAGCGTTCTCGCTGACGGAGCCGCAAAGTGGCTCGGATGTCGCCGGAATCAAAACGCGAGCGAAGCGCGATGGCAAGGGCTATCGGCTGACTGGATCGAAGATCTGGTGCACCAATTCCGGCAATGCCGATTTCGTCCTGGTCGCGGTCCGAACCGGCGAAGACGGATCGCGCGGCAAGATCAACATGTTCATCGTGGAAAAGGGTACGCCAGGATTCACGGTCGGCGCCAAGGAAGACAAGATGGGCGCGCGCGGCGTAGGGGCGCATGCGCTGTTCTTCGATGACGCCTACGTGCCAGAGGAGAACCGACTCGGCGACGAGGAGACCGGATTCAAGGTGACGATGGCGGCCTTGAACGATTCGCGTCCCATCATGGCAGCGCGAGGGGTCGGTCTGGCGCAGGGCGCCATGGACCATGCCGTCGAGTTCATTACCGGCCGCCGCGCCTTTGGTCAGGCGATCTCCGACTTCCAGGGCGTGCGCTGGATGATCGCCGATATGGCCATTCAGATTGCGGCCGCACGCAACCTTACCTACGAGGCGGCAACCGCCGTCGATCGCGGCGTTCGCGGTGCCGCGCTCGGCCCGCTCGCCGCAATCGCAAAATGCTTTGCAACCGACACGGCCATGAAGGTGGCCACCGACGCGGTACAGCTCTTCGGCGCGGCCGGCATTTCCAACGAATATCCGATCAATCGCTACTTCCGCGACGCTAAGGTGCTTCAGATCATCGAAGGCACCAATCAGATCCAGCGCAATATCGTCGCTAAGTCGGTATTGTCGCACTAA
- a CDS encoding acyl-CoA dehydrogenase family protein, with amino-acid sequence MRVPVANLVGEENRGWDYAKFLLGNERVGITRVGLSKARLREASILAKRQLTRSGSLWTDPDSRQQFARLEFELRAAEMTAMPLLDQTSIARRASLTVWGFQAGLSAMLETTA; translated from the coding sequence GTGCGCGTTCCCGTCGCCAATCTCGTCGGCGAGGAGAATCGTGGATGGGATTATGCCAAGTTCCTGCTCGGCAACGAGCGTGTCGGCATCACCCGTGTCGGTTTGTCGAAGGCACGGCTTCGCGAAGCCAGCATACTCGCCAAGCGGCAGCTCACGCGCTCGGGCTCACTATGGACCGATCCGGATTCCAGGCAGCAGTTCGCGCGCTTGGAATTCGAGCTGAGGGCAGCCGAGATGACCGCGATGCCGTTGCTTGATCAGACAAGCATCGCGAGAAGGGCAAGCCTAACGGTGTGGGGCTTCCAAGCAGGTCTTTCTGCCATGCTGGAAACTACAGCGTGA
- a CDS encoding IclR family transcriptional regulator C-terminal domain-containing protein has translation MKAQGCSASSRDAHVVKSAARTLEILEYFDEVQHPLNVVGVTAALGYPQSSAAALLRSLTAMGYLHYNRKKRTYMPTDRVPFLGSWINPPLFEEGALPRLMRAVGKRSGQLVVLAARNGDMAQYIHVLNEPLAVAHHIRIGQKRPLATSGVGQVHLSSMDEKEVRRLYHRMNAYALSPADKVDIPELLTQLSAVKARGYTFSRNRVVDGYGMIALALPKSCTSRALALGVGGLCETLEQREAEIVETIREEMKSHLKLVSVGPTEAGKSTRAVRVPSIASLGLASETPAQRVA, from the coding sequence ATGAAAGCTCAAGGCTGCAGCGCATCTTCTCGCGATGCCCACGTCGTGAAATCAGCCGCCCGGACTCTTGAGATTCTCGAATATTTCGATGAGGTGCAGCATCCGCTCAATGTCGTCGGCGTTACGGCTGCACTCGGCTATCCGCAATCAAGCGCCGCCGCCCTGCTGCGCAGCCTCACCGCCATGGGCTATCTGCACTACAACAGAAAAAAGCGCACCTATATGCCGACCGACCGGGTGCCATTTCTCGGGAGCTGGATCAATCCGCCGCTATTCGAGGAAGGCGCCTTGCCGAGACTCATGCGCGCGGTCGGAAAGCGTTCGGGCCAGTTGGTGGTGCTTGCCGCGCGCAACGGCGACATGGCCCAATATATCCACGTCCTGAACGAACCCCTGGCGGTTGCCCATCACATCCGGATTGGACAGAAGCGCCCCTTGGCGACATCTGGCGTTGGTCAGGTGCACCTGAGCTCGATGGATGAAAAGGAGGTCCGGCGCCTCTATCACCGCATGAATGCTTACGCGCTGTCGCCTGCGGACAAAGTGGACATACCTGAATTGCTCACCCAGCTCTCCGCGGTGAAAGCGCGGGGCTATACGTTCTCCCGCAATCGCGTCGTCGACGGATATGGTATGATCGCGCTCGCGCTTCCCAAATCGTGCACGAGCCGCGCTCTGGCGCTTGGCGTTGGCGGGCTTTGCGAGACGCTGGAGCAGCGTGAAGCCGAGATCGTCGAAACGATCCGGGAGGAGATGAAATCTCACCTCAAGCTGGTGAGCGTGGGCCCCACGGAAGCCGGTAAATCGACAAGGGCAGTTCGGGTCCCCTCGATCGCCTCACTCGGCCTTGCGTCGGAAACGCCAGCACAGCGCGTCGCCTGA
- a CDS encoding CoA transferase, which yields MHTEIASGLDQPTGPLAGVRVIDLTINVLGPVATQILGDMGADVIKVESPGGDDMRRIGPARSEGMGAFFLNMNRNKRSIVLDLKQPASRATLLSLVETADVFVHSMRPSAVERLGVSYSELSQLNKRLVYASAGGYRNDSSRRDWPAFDDVIQATSGIAAMNCMGGEPRYFPTVVCDKLCGYILASSVGMALYARERTGLGQEVHVAMMDAMVGFNMIEHLWGGVLDEPDLGVGYSRMLTPHRRPYKTSDGYIAVLAVTNEQWRRLFAAIDRPELAEDPRFARMEARVDNIDELYGIVVKAMEGRTTDAWLARLTAADIPNGPVEDFQAVFRDEYLRESRFFRRMEHPTEGRIVAMAALANFNGTAASVHRFPPRLGEHTEEVLSELATSAKMQPASSRSG from the coding sequence ATGCATACCGAGATCGCTTCGGGACTCGATCAGCCAACGGGGCCGCTTGCCGGCGTTCGGGTGATCGACCTGACCATCAACGTTCTTGGGCCCGTCGCCACCCAGATTCTGGGTGACATGGGTGCCGACGTCATCAAGGTCGAGTCGCCCGGTGGCGACGACATGAGGCGAATCGGTCCGGCGCGAAGCGAGGGAATGGGCGCGTTCTTCCTGAATATGAATCGCAACAAACGCTCGATTGTCCTTGACCTCAAGCAGCCAGCCTCTCGTGCGACATTGCTCAGCCTTGTCGAAACGGCGGATGTGTTCGTCCATTCCATGCGGCCGAGTGCCGTCGAGCGGCTCGGCGTCAGCTATTCCGAGCTTTCCCAGCTCAACAAGCGGCTCGTCTATGCCTCGGCCGGCGGTTACCGCAATGATAGCTCTCGGCGGGATTGGCCGGCCTTCGACGACGTGATCCAGGCGACGTCCGGGATCGCGGCGATGAACTGCATGGGCGGTGAGCCGCGATATTTTCCGACCGTGGTCTGCGACAAGCTTTGCGGCTATATCCTCGCCTCGTCTGTCGGCATGGCTCTGTATGCCCGTGAGCGAACCGGCCTCGGTCAGGAGGTGCATGTCGCCATGATGGATGCGATGGTCGGCTTCAACATGATCGAGCATCTCTGGGGCGGTGTGCTCGATGAGCCCGACCTCGGTGTCGGTTACAGCCGCATGCTGACGCCGCACCGTCGTCCCTACAAGACCAGCGACGGCTACATTGCGGTGTTGGCAGTGACCAATGAACAGTGGCGGCGGTTGTTCGCCGCAATCGACCGGCCCGAGCTGGCCGAGGACCCACGCTTTGCACGCATGGAGGCGCGGGTGGACAACATCGACGAGCTCTACGGCATTGTCGTGAAGGCAATGGAAGGACGCACGACGGATGCTTGGCTGGCGCGTCTGACCGCGGCAGATATTCCGAACGGGCCGGTCGAAGATTTTCAGGCGGTCTTCCGCGACGAATATCTCAGAGAGAGCCGTTTCTTCCGGCGCATGGAGCATCCGACGGAGGGCAGAATCGTTGCGATGGCGGCGCTCGCCAACTTCAACGGGACGGCAGCTTCGGTCCATCGTTTTCCGCCACGCCTCGGCGAGCACACCGAGGAAGTCCTCAGCGAGCTTGCGACGTCAGCGAAAATGCAGCCTGCATCTTCGAGAAGCGGCTGA